One Eurosta solidaginis isolate ZX-2024a chromosome 5, ASM4086904v1, whole genome shotgun sequence DNA segment encodes these proteins:
- the pall gene encoding uncharacterized protein pall: protein MNLLELPDCVLMEVFEFLSYEEVSKIRLVCRRINQICQQVLNGGFSRAVRQHSTIFKRIKSMLPRRESERRNHSLARHADILTSIETRISMLSMTYCKYIDLNLCCFIPGRVLDEIFKILALVSKTRKTLRPHEVLQELRDISSMAIEHFDEKIANLLKSYVDASSSSRRSGGIDTKRIASSSSGLGSISFSVQPSGSSLWPQSSGTPKMWTRTPPLLNNTCNDTACETILNRMAALINMKSPQSDSSDSTDWDSLYAALGCCGGNRSVAGSSANIEDQQSRHGCPEAKATMAKFRKLELEYKNGVQRMNRMQQIQIQQSRRLQYTMNTITTLNTQITELKKRLEDLDAKNREISANIKQINPSAGESSSTTASPTDAIPTASVDTDNALLADDSEDSTGPSASKKRRC from the exons ATGAATTTACTAGAACTGCCAGATTGTGTTCTTATGGAAGTATTTGAATTCCTTAGTTATGAAGAGGTATCCAAAATTCGATTG GTCTGCCGAAGGATAAACCAAATTTGCCAACAAGTTTTAAATGGTGGATTCAGTCGTGCCGTACGTCAACATTCCACCATTTTTAAACGCATCAAATCCATGCTGCCGCGCAGAGAATCTGAAAGACG GAATCACAGCTTAGCGCGTCATGCCGATATTCTCACATCCATAGAGACGCGCATTTCCATGCTTTCAATGACATATTGCAAGTATATTGATCTCAATTTATGCTGCTTCATACCCGGACGTGTGTTagatgaaatttttaaaatactcgcaTTGGTATCAAAAACGCGCAAAACTCTTAGACCACATGAAGTGCTTCAGGAGTTACGCGACATATCATCCATGGCTATTGAACATTTTGACGAGAAAATTGCAAACCTTCTTAAGTCATATGTTGATGCCAGTAGCAGCAGTAGGAGATCTGGCGGTATTGACACTAAACGTATTGCATCAAGTAGTTCAGGTTTGGGTAGTATAAGTTTTAGTGTACAGCCAAGCGGTTCTAGTTTGTGGCCACAATCGAGTGGTACGCCAAAAATGTGGACACGTACACCTCCATTGCTCAACAATACCTGCAATGATACTGCATGTGAAACAATTCTTAATCGCATGGCAGCGCTAATTAATATGAAATCACCACAATCAGATAGTTCAGACTCTACAGATTGGGACTCCTTATATGCAGCATTAGGTTGCTGTGGTGGTAATAGATCAGTAGCTGGGAGCAGCGCAAACATTGAGGATCAACAAAGTCGTCATGGTTGTCCTGAAGCCAAAGCAACAATGGCTAAGTTCAGAAAACTTGAGTTGGAATACAAAAACGGCGTACAAAGG ATGAACCGGATGCAACAGATACAAATTCAGCAATCCCGACGTCTACAATATACAATGAATACTATTACAACGTTGAATACTCAAATAACTGAACTTAAAAAACGATTAGAAGATTTGGATGCAAAGAATCGTGAAATATCAGccaatattaaacaaattaatccaTCTGCTGGAGAATCCAGTAGCACCACAGCGTCACCCACTGATGCCATACCTACTGCCAGTGTGGATACAGATAATGCACTGCTAGCAGATGATAGCGAGGACTCAACAGGTCCATCAGCATCCAAAAAGCGTCGTTGCTAG